In the genome of Calliopsis andreniformis isolate RMS-2024a chromosome 10, iyCalAndr_principal, whole genome shotgun sequence, one region contains:
- the LOC143184497 gene encoding uncharacterized protein LOC143184497, translating to MKRKSLCYLWIVLILKIEAFVAAEGDPAILPGTDLTHFQQGRPSLDPRPRLSASQQAQILSDVQQHQQRYRRPQQDLPSRGSPFSSFDHVDSKQQTSTSYPSLAKYKVDRAKQQQLQQLVQQQQQVQQLIQQQQQKIAQQLSNTNYIANVQAQFPSPSSKQQQFQPQFSSQYQSTNSHFQNIQQDLSQPLFSDQQTVQLQEYLQKQRELELLQKQRQQLLLEQQELKRQQELLRIQQLQKLTSTTQTTPVISASTIPVTTTLSPLLVSLPTARKITPSETDLFLKAIATHQKKYTTTPISSAATSTTTTSRPSTIATASSKVYQEKVVTTSNIPENLLSLIQDQENQFIQQGKPKPQIKVIYQTEKPATEKSSNNKGRSASLGSERDVLLKQLKLALAQSVDDDIRNVSTRDIVLPNGKKIQVINAPSGLSSIVPTGSSTVSTSTLALTTSTTTIKPPKAILEELTKGVLPPGADFEVIRQKSDGKLEEIGKAPIQSLPAKKVTFVVLEEQPDGSYKVQGVKGNTDKEGSDVDSIVEKIKKGELKLPPRSSGPTTASSLQGLESGPDPNSISTKHATVSTVGHTTFKPTTVRSTISSRYTESKPTEYFSHVTVSPNSVSTTDKYLSSASSVASHVFNSLGIPNTTPKLTSASQDSRVTTRYPTVTRSHFIPTMAPVNEIITTTPSSVPTTFSHHSSNSYAHFTVKPPSETPATFKSIPTTARPVTTLHNENIIYQDSFERPSSPPSTVLSATKNQGQESLTTLLRREGLFAMAKYLRQSGLDNVLNETGPYTIFVPTDKAFRTLLVQLGGPEKAEQKFRDNPRLLSGLLLHHVIPGAFRIDSLQDEMTGVSLAGTQLRVNEYAMHDHEWNDIKVTTINGAKVAPNKRDIEIPQGIAHAVDRVMFPLPVGDLVQTLQADRERRFTTFLKMLYISGLQDTLSGPKTFTVFAPTDSAFDTATSKDGAPIWTEEDGPEAAKTIISRHILPSTLYTAGMRYYLQKDTLRPQSPVHIHKNAGRVKVNEAHVITHNVPATNGVLHAIDGIL from the exons ATGAAACGGAAGAGCCTGTGCTACCTGTGGATCGTCCTGATCCTGAAGATAGAGGCTTTTGTTGCTGCTGAAGGTGATCCAGCGATCCTACCAGGAACTGATTTAACTCATTTTCAGCAG GGTCGGCCATCTCTCGATCCACGACCTCGTCTGTCGGCTTCCCAGCAGGCCCAAATACTCAGCGACGTCCAGCAACATCAGCAACGTTACCGACGTCCCCAGCAGGACCTTCCCTCTCGTGGTTCTCCTTTCTCGAGCTTCGACCACGTCGACTCCAAACAGCAAACCAGCACCTCCTATCCATCTCTAGCAAAATACAAAGTGGATCGAGCGAAGCAGCAACAGCTCCAGCAACTagtgcagcagcagcaacaagtgCAGCAGCTGattcagcagcaacaacaaaaaATAGCGCAACAACTCAGCAACACTAACTACATCGCGAATGTCCAGGCACAGTTTCCATCGCCGTCATCGAAGCAACAGCAGTTTCAGCCTCAGTTCAGCAGCCAGTACCAAAGCACCAATAGCCACTTCCAGAACATTCAACAAGACCTGTCACAGCCTTTGTTCAGCGACCAGCAGACGGTGCAGCTGCAGGAATATTTACAGAAGCAACGCGAGCTAGAGTTGTTGCAGAAACAGAGACAGCAATTGTTGTTAGAACAGCAGGAATTGAAGAGACAGCAGGAGCTTCTGAGGATCCAGCAGCTTCAGAAGTTGACTTCGACGACGCAGACGACTCCTGTGATTTCGGCAAGCACTATCCCTGTCACCACTACTTTGTCTCCTCTTCTTGTGTCGCTGCCAACAGCCAGGAAGATCACTCCATCAGAAACTGATCTCTTCCTGAAAGCCATCGCCACTCATCAGAAGAAGTACACCACGACACCCATCTCAAGTGCAGCCACTAGTACTACGACGACTAGTAGGCCATCTACTATTGCGACTGCTTCCTCCAAAGTTTATCAAGAAAAGGTAGTGACTACCTCAAACATCCCAGAGAATCTTCTGAGTCTGATTCAGGACCAGGAGAATCAGTTTATTCAGCAAGGGAAGCCGAAGCCACAGATTAAGGTGATATATCAGACTGAGAAACCAGCGACTGAGAAAAGTTCGAATAACAAGGGGAGATCGGCTTCCTTGGGCTCAGAGAGGGACGTGCTTCTGAAGCAGCTGAAGTTAGCCTTGGCTCAGAGTGTAGACGATGATATTAGGAATGTTAGTACCAGAGACATCGTTCTTCCCAATGGGAAGAAGATCCAGGTGATAAACGCTCCAAGTGGGCTGTCTTCCATTGTACCCACTGGCAGTTCCACTGTGTCGACTTCTACTTTAGCGTTAACTACCTCGACGACTACTATCAAACCACCGAAGGCTATTCTTGAAGAATTGACGAAGGGAGTGCTTCCTCCTGGAGCAGACTTTGAGGTGATCAGGCAGAAGAGCGATGGGAAGTTAGAAGAAATTGGAAAAGCACCGATCCAGAGTCTGCCAGCTAAAAAAGTTACATTTGTTGTCCTGGAGGAGCAGCCAGACGGGAGCTACAAGGTTCAAGGGGTGAAAGGGAATACAGATAAAGAGGGAAGCGATGTGGATTCCATTGTGGAGAAGATTAAGAAAGGAGAACTGAAACTACCACCGAGGTCTTCAGGTCCAACTACAGCTTCCTCGCTGCAGGGTCTTGAGTCTGGCCCTGATCCTAATTCGATATCTACGAAGCATGCAACAGTGTCAACTGTTGGGCATACTACCTTCAAACCTACCACTGTGAGGTCCACTATTTCGTCCAGATATACTGAGAG CAAACCCACAGAGTACTTCTCTCACGTCACCGTCTCTCCCAACTCTGTCTCTACGACCGACAAATATCTATCATCAGCATCAAGTGTTGCCAGTCACGTGTTCAACTCTTTAGGAATCCCTAACACAACGCCAAAATTGACATCGGCGAGTCAAGATAGTAGGGTGACTACAAGATATCCTACTGTGACCAGAAGTCACTTTATCCCAACCATGGCTCCAGTTAACGAAATCATCACGACGACTCCTTCGTCGGTGCCAACCACTTTCTCTCATCATTCAAGCAATTCTTACGCTCACTTCACCGTCAAGCCGCCCAGCGAAACTCCTGCAACGTTCAAATCAATTCCTACCACTGCAAGACCAGTGACCACCTTACATAATGAAAATATTATCTATCAGGATAGCTTTGAAAGGCCGAGTTCACCTCCCTCGACGGTACTGTCTGCGACGAAGAATCAGGGACAAGAAAGCCTGACCACGTTGCTGAGGAGAGAAGGACTTTTTGCTATGGCGAAGTATTTGAGACAGTCAGGCCTTGATAATGTGTTAAATGAAACTG gTCCATACACAATATTCGTCCCCACTGACAAAGCATTTAGGACACTTCTAGTACAGCTTGGTGGCCCAGAAAAGGCAGAACAGAAATTCAGAGATAATCCAAGACTTCTCAGCGGG CTTCTCCTGCACCATGTAATACCTGGAGCATTCCGAATCGATTCTCTGCAAGATGAGATGACTGGAGTTAGTCTAGCTGGCACCCAATTAAGAGTAAACGAATATGCCATGCATGATCATGAGTGGAACGATATAAAG GTAACAACTATAAATGGTGCAAAAGTCGCGCCAAATAAACGCGATATCGAGATTCCTCAAGGCATCGCCCACGCTGTGGACAGAGTCATGTTCCCTCTCCCAGTGGGCGATTTGGTGCAAACTTTGCAAGCTGATCGGGAGAGAAGATTCACCACATTCTTAAAAATGCTTTACATTTCTGGTCTCCAAGACACTCTATCAG GGCCCAAAACTTTTACTGTCTTCGCTCCAACGGACTCCGCTTTCGATACAGCTACCTCGAAAGATGGAGCACCAATATGGACCGAAGAAGATGGACCCGAAGCTGCAAAGACCATCATCTCCAGGCATATCCTGCCATCCACCCTCTACACAGCGGGAATGAGGTATTATTTGCAGAAGGACACCCTTCGCCCTCAGTCGCCTGTTCACATTCACAAAAATGCTG gTCGAGTGAAAGTAAACGAGGCACATGTCATAACGCATAATGTGCCAGCAACAAATGGAGTTCTACACGCAATTGACGGTATTCTATAA
- the Vps52 gene encoding vacuolar protein sorting 52, with protein MSGEIDIFDDNEVALPQDLGDDVVQEVLKTGTDLRQYSRQIEKELKEVENKSIQDYIKESENIASLHNQIAACDNILEKMESMLMSFQLDLGSISSEILYLQRKSVAMSQQLSNRQLIRGPISQFIEDMTVSEALIAGIMDCPVTEKEFLTQLQTLNHKINFVKEQTFKEAKSCLDVKDILEKLKVKAMAKIRTYLLEQIYKFRKPMTNYQVPQNNMLKYKFFFEFILANERNVAEEICGEYVSTMSKIYYSYFKSYSSRLMKLQFEEGATKDDLMGVEDTAGRGIFHKTTLKHRGTVFSIGNRGEVLTSQLEAPIIVPHTASKTRYHYEALFRSEQYALVDNACREYLFLTEFFKVRGAQAMDIFNQVMGKTLNLMVKNLQSFVDDCYDTIALFLCLHLVMRYQLTCHKRAVPALDRYWDNLTSVIWPRFECVFQLNIQSIKDCDPLKLSKETGPHYITRRYAEFSAAMVSVVEGFPCEGATQLLAELREAVQCFLLRMATIFPNRIEQLVFLINNYDLVLGVLMERTRDNSKEAESFRDQLNARSAEYVEEVLSPHFGGMIQLVKESEVLIEKGQTDDLKRQEGKALALVQAFTNNWKRALEEINREVLKSFPSLVLGTALVQRAMTQLVQYYHRLHKILPPNARAQLTNIHHIMVEIKKYKANY; from the exons ATGTCGGGTGAAATTGATATCTTCGATGATAATGAGGTAGCCTTGCCTCAGGATCTCGGAGATGATGTTGTTCAAGAAGTTTTGAAAACTGGCACAGATTTACGTCAGTATTCTAGGCAGATCGAAAAAGAATTGAAGGAGGTTGAAAATAAGTCTATTCAGGATTATATCAAGGAGAGTGAAAATATAGCTAGCCTTCATAATCAAATCGCTGCGTGCGATAATATTTTAGAG AAAATGGAATCAATGTTAATGAGTTTTCAATTAGATTTAGGAAGTATAAGTTCAgaaatactttatcttcaacGTAAATCTGTAGCAATGAGCCAGCAACTATCTAATAGACAATTAATTAGAGGTCCTATTAGTCAATTTATTGAAGATATGACAGTTTCAGAAGCTCTAATTGC CGGAATTATGGACTGTCCTGTAACAGAAAAAGAATTTCTGACACAATTGCAAACACTGAATCACAAGATAAATTTTGTAAAAGAGCAAACCTTTAAAGAAGCAAAATCATGCTTAGATGTGAAAGACATATTAGAAAAATTGAAAGTAAAAGCAATGGCAAAAATTAGAACATACCTTTTGGAACAGATTTATAAATTCAGGAAACCAATGACTAATTATCAAGTGCCCCAGAATAATATGTTAAAGTATAAGTTCTTTTTTGAATTCATCTTAGCAAATGAAAGAAATGTAGCAGAAGAAATTTGTGGAGAGTACGTTAGCACAATGAGTAAAATATATTACTCTTACTTTAAATCGTATTCTTCAAGACTGATGAAATTGCAG TTTGAGGAAGGAGCTACTAAAGATGATTTAATGGGAGTGGAAGATACTGCAGGAAGAGGCATCTTCCATAAGACTACATTAAAACACAGAGGTACTGTGTTTTCTATAGGCAATAGAGGTGAGGTCTTAACTTCACAGTTAGAAGCACCCATAATTGTACCACATACTGCCTCTAAAACAAGG tATCATTATGAAGCCTTGTTCAGAAGTGAACAGTATGCCCTTGTAGATAATGCTTGTCgcgaatatttatttttaaccgAATTTTTTAAAGTACGTGGTGCGCAAGCGATGGATATTTTTAATCAG GTAATGGGAAAGACATTAAATTTAATGGTAAAGAACCTCCAGTCTTTTGTGGATGATTGCTACGACACAATTGCCTTATTTCTCTGCTTACATCTAGTAATGCGTTATCAACTCACCTGTCATAAAAGGGCAGTGCCTGCTTTGGACAGATATTGGGACAATTTGACATCTGTGATTTGGCCTAG ATTTGAATGCGTTTTTCAATTAAACATTCAAAGCATAAAGGACTGCGATCCGCTGAAACTCAGTAAAGAAACTGGCCCACATTAT ATTACACGAAGGTATGCAGAATTTAGTGCTGCAATGGTTAGTGTAGTCGAAGGATTTCCTTGTGAAGGCGCAACACAGTTATTGGCGGAGTTGCGAGAAGCTGTTCAGTGCTTCCTACTGCGAATGGCAACTATATTTCCTAATAGAATTGAGCAATTAGTTTTTCTGATCAATAACTACGATTTAGTTCTTGGTGTTCTAATG GAAAGAACACGGGATAACTCAAAGGAAGCAGAAAGTTTCAGAGATCAATTAAACGCACGTTCCGCGGAATATGTCGAAGAAGTTTTAAGTCCACACTTTGGTGGCATGATACAGTTAGTCAAGGAATCAGAAGTTTTGATCGAAAAAGGTCAAACAGATGATTTAAAGAGACAAGAAGGAAAAGCTTTAGCTCTTGTACAGGCTTTTACAAATAATTGGAAACGAGCATTAGAAGAAATTAATCGTGAAGTGTTGAAATCTTTTCCTAGTTTGGTACTCGGTACAGCATTGGTACAACGTGCAATGACACAATTAGTGCAATATTATCACAGACTTCATAAAATTCTACCACCGAATGCGCGTGCTCAGTTGACAAATATTCATCATATAATGGTcgaaattaaaaaatacaagGCGAATTATTAG
- the LOC143184386 gene encoding antichymotrypsin-2 isoform X1 encodes MMLFAVFIVLNIFIVITKTQSSNMTSSSKGIVHTDLTASCNDFAKAFYKELCFTSDENIVSSPLSVHMILSLLSHGAESETLDELVSGLCHREKNAIKNHYASLIAALNELENVKLHIANAMYLQEGFKMLTEFSAVGTDMYQSMISTLNFKNNVHAAEQINTWIKETTNNKIDNLISSGDFDENTRLVLVNAIYFNGAWLNKFDTKNTQKKAFYVTKHEKRLIPTMFNKSKYDHGEIPSLRAKFIEIPYMNKDIVMIIILPNEVDGLSHIQTHFSWEILANTSKFETEIELYLPKFKIEFTVDLENILRKLGLNTMFEDKANFNRLSNVPLKVSKVLHKAMIEVNEEGTEAAAATAVHMRLRRMIDMPEQFVVDRPFMFIIKYEPNNIPLFIGSVKDIKHNVTFEKDEL; translated from the exons ATGATGTTGTTTGCTGTATTCATAG ttttaaatatatttattgtcATAACAAAGACACAATCATCTAACATGACTTCAAGCAGCAAAGGTATAGTTCATACAGATTTGACTGCATCTTGCAATGATTTCGCAAAAGCTTTTTACAAA GAATTATGTTTTACCAGTGATGAAAATATTGTTAGTTCACCATTAAGTGTGCATATGAtattatcattactttctcatggAGCAGAATCAGAAACTTTAGATGAACTTGTCAGTGGTCTCTGTCATCGTGaaaaaaatgccataaaaaatcATTATGCATCTTTAATAGCTGCATTAAAT gAATTGGAAAATGTTAAATTACACATTGCAAATGCAATGTACCTTCAAGAAGGATTTAAGATGCTAACAGAATTTTCAGCTGTAGGAACAGACATGTATCAATCTATGATTTCaacattaaattttaaaaataatgtaCATGCAGCTGAGCAAATTAATACTTGGATTAAAGAGACAACAAATAACAAGATagacaatcttatatcctcag GTGACTTTGATGAAAACACAAGATTAGTACTTGTAAATGCAATTTATTTTAATGGTGCATGGTTAAACAAATTTGATACAAAGAATACACAAAAGAAAGCATTTTATGTAACAAAACATGAGAAAAGGCTAATACCAACAATGTTCAACAAGTCTAAATATGATCATGGTGAAATACCATCACTGAGAGCAAAGTTTATTGAAATTCCATATATG AACAAggatattgtaatgattataatattacCAAATGAAGTGGATGGTCTTTCACATATACAAACTCATTTTTCTTGGGAAATACTTGCAAATACATCGAAATTTGAGACTGAGATTGAATTGTATCTTCCAAAATTTAAAATAGAATTCACAGTAGATTTGGAAAACATTTTACGCAAG CTTGGTCTAAACACAATGTTCGAAGACAAAGCAAATTTTAATCGCCTCTCTAATGTACCGCTGAAAGTCAGCAAAGTTTTGCATAAAGCAATGATAGAAGTTAATGAAGAAGGCACTGAAGCTGCAGCTGCAACAG CTGTACATATGAGGCTTCGACGCATGATAGACATGCCAGAGCAATTTGTAGTCGATCGGCcttttatgtttataattaaatATGAACCAAATAATATACCACTTTTTATCGGAAGTGTAAAAGACATAAAACACAACGTTACTTTTGAAAAAGATGAgttataa
- the LOC143184386 gene encoding antichymotrypsin-2 isoform X2: protein MTSSSKGIVHTDLTASCNDFAKAFYKELCFTSDENIVSSPLSVHMILSLLSHGAESETLDELVSGLCHREKNAIKNHYASLIAALNELENVKLHIANAMYLQEGFKMLTEFSAVGTDMYQSMISTLNFKNNVHAAEQINTWIKETTNNKIDNLISSGDFDENTRLVLVNAIYFNGAWLNKFDTKNTQKKAFYVTKHEKRLIPTMFNKSKYDHGEIPSLRAKFIEIPYMNKDIVMIIILPNEVDGLSHIQTHFSWEILANTSKFETEIELYLPKFKIEFTVDLENILRKLGLNTMFEDKANFNRLSNVPLKVSKVLHKAMIEVNEEGTEAAAATAVHMRLRRMIDMPEQFVVDRPFMFIIKYEPNNIPLFIGSVKDIKHNVTFEKDEL, encoded by the exons ATGACTTCAAGCAGCAAAGGTATAGTTCATACAGATTTGACTGCATCTTGCAATGATTTCGCAAAAGCTTTTTACAAA GAATTATGTTTTACCAGTGATGAAAATATTGTTAGTTCACCATTAAGTGTGCATATGAtattatcattactttctcatggAGCAGAATCAGAAACTTTAGATGAACTTGTCAGTGGTCTCTGTCATCGTGaaaaaaatgccataaaaaatcATTATGCATCTTTAATAGCTGCATTAAAT gAATTGGAAAATGTTAAATTACACATTGCAAATGCAATGTACCTTCAAGAAGGATTTAAGATGCTAACAGAATTTTCAGCTGTAGGAACAGACATGTATCAATCTATGATTTCaacattaaattttaaaaataatgtaCATGCAGCTGAGCAAATTAATACTTGGATTAAAGAGACAACAAATAACAAGATagacaatcttatatcctcag GTGACTTTGATGAAAACACAAGATTAGTACTTGTAAATGCAATTTATTTTAATGGTGCATGGTTAAACAAATTTGATACAAAGAATACACAAAAGAAAGCATTTTATGTAACAAAACATGAGAAAAGGCTAATACCAACAATGTTCAACAAGTCTAAATATGATCATGGTGAAATACCATCACTGAGAGCAAAGTTTATTGAAATTCCATATATG AACAAggatattgtaatgattataatattacCAAATGAAGTGGATGGTCTTTCACATATACAAACTCATTTTTCTTGGGAAATACTTGCAAATACATCGAAATTTGAGACTGAGATTGAATTGTATCTTCCAAAATTTAAAATAGAATTCACAGTAGATTTGGAAAACATTTTACGCAAG CTTGGTCTAAACACAATGTTCGAAGACAAAGCAAATTTTAATCGCCTCTCTAATGTACCGCTGAAAGTCAGCAAAGTTTTGCATAAAGCAATGATAGAAGTTAATGAAGAAGGCACTGAAGCTGCAGCTGCAACAG CTGTACATATGAGGCTTCGACGCATGATAGACATGCCAGAGCAATTTGTAGTCGATCGGCcttttatgtttataattaaatATGAACCAAATAATATACCACTTTTTATCGGAAGTGTAAAAGACATAAAACACAACGTTACTTTTGAAAAAGATGAgttataa
- the LOC143184386 gene encoding antichymotrypsin-2 isoform X3, translating into MILSLLSHGAESETLDELVSGLCHREKNAIKNHYASLIAALNELENVKLHIANAMYLQEGFKMLTEFSAVGTDMYQSMISTLNFKNNVHAAEQINTWIKETTNNKIDNLISSGDFDENTRLVLVNAIYFNGAWLNKFDTKNTQKKAFYVTKHEKRLIPTMFNKSKYDHGEIPSLRAKFIEIPYMNKDIVMIIILPNEVDGLSHIQTHFSWEILANTSKFETEIELYLPKFKIEFTVDLENILRKLGLNTMFEDKANFNRLSNVPLKVSKVLHKAMIEVNEEGTEAAAATAVHMRLRRMIDMPEQFVVDRPFMFIIKYEPNNIPLFIGSVKDIKHNVTFEKDEL; encoded by the exons ATGAtattatcattactttctcatggAGCAGAATCAGAAACTTTAGATGAACTTGTCAGTGGTCTCTGTCATCGTGaaaaaaatgccataaaaaatcATTATGCATCTTTAATAGCTGCATTAAAT gAATTGGAAAATGTTAAATTACACATTGCAAATGCAATGTACCTTCAAGAAGGATTTAAGATGCTAACAGAATTTTCAGCTGTAGGAACAGACATGTATCAATCTATGATTTCaacattaaattttaaaaataatgtaCATGCAGCTGAGCAAATTAATACTTGGATTAAAGAGACAACAAATAACAAGATagacaatcttatatcctcag GTGACTTTGATGAAAACACAAGATTAGTACTTGTAAATGCAATTTATTTTAATGGTGCATGGTTAAACAAATTTGATACAAAGAATACACAAAAGAAAGCATTTTATGTAACAAAACATGAGAAAAGGCTAATACCAACAATGTTCAACAAGTCTAAATATGATCATGGTGAAATACCATCACTGAGAGCAAAGTTTATTGAAATTCCATATATG AACAAggatattgtaatgattataatattacCAAATGAAGTGGATGGTCTTTCACATATACAAACTCATTTTTCTTGGGAAATACTTGCAAATACATCGAAATTTGAGACTGAGATTGAATTGTATCTTCCAAAATTTAAAATAGAATTCACAGTAGATTTGGAAAACATTTTACGCAAG CTTGGTCTAAACACAATGTTCGAAGACAAAGCAAATTTTAATCGCCTCTCTAATGTACCGCTGAAAGTCAGCAAAGTTTTGCATAAAGCAATGATAGAAGTTAATGAAGAAGGCACTGAAGCTGCAGCTGCAACAG CTGTACATATGAGGCTTCGACGCATGATAGACATGCCAGAGCAATTTGTAGTCGATCGGCcttttatgtttataattaaatATGAACCAAATAATATACCACTTTTTATCGGAAGTGTAAAAGACATAAAACACAACGTTACTTTTGAAAAAGATGAgttataa
- the LOC143184384 gene encoding X-ray repair cross-complementing protein 6 translates to MTSFMDDEFESQEDIEEDPKELYGIRDGILFIIDATPPMFENDPKEGIPYFLQCIRKYKDILKEKLVWNRQDWMGLILFGTEKWDTDSETKYVKTLQKLKLVAIDDLKEIMKIDEGKKWEYYKDNASSMVYPLHDVLWYAARAFSSINITMPMRKVLLFTCQDNPPLTNKDEQHRIRVQVASYSDTGLQLSIIGLGKNWNHDIFYKDLEILSEKVDSEDYERESLEDLLAQVKLPSRNMARLPWRLGGNVIVDVAIRNISVKTQSVKKVSMSKASNVPLTPYRYLVQKEEENEENSLSVTPIFETDIKKCQKFGGREIYFTQDEVKTFKKTRSPGIDLICVKPIFCSPLYHFGSPYFVTPSKSNRQDNKLLFGALLNKCDSRDLMIVCAVTIRECSATNLFAMIPSAKTGGFYLYKIPFKENVRQINEKCKEYIYDQDNHKPPSDPNGIEVLEKIIEKLTIEYNPDLFPNPKLQVQLQNIETLALDFEPQDPPPDNTLRDPNEMRELIKDLLIKYHEIFQVTECTDAPPKKKAKKADDTGRAPIVFYTEEKIRNIAEKRELNSYTALQLKEMLKTLSLKMSGKKDELVNRILDYYK, encoded by the exons ATGACATCTTTTATGGACGACGAATTTGAGAGTCAGGAAGATATTGAAGAGGATCCTAAAGAATTATATGGTATTCGAGATGGTATACTTTTCATAATTGATGCCACACCTCCAATGTTTGAAAATGATCCAAAGGAGGGAATTCCATACTTTTTGCAATGCATAAGG AAATACAAAGATATTCTGAAAGAAAAATTGGTTTGGAACAGACAAGACTGGATGGGCTTGATATTATTTGGTACTGAAAAATGGGATACAGATTCAGAAACAAAATATGTAAAGACTCTACAAAAATTAAAACTTGTTGCTATAGATGATTTAAAAGAAATAATGAAAATAG ATGAAGGAAAAAAGTGGGAATATTATAAGGATAATGCTTCTTCTATGGTTTATCCATTACATGATGTGTTATGGTATGCTGCTAGAGCATTTTCTTCCATTAATATAACTATGCCAATGCGAAAAGTACTTCTCTTTACATGTCAAGACAATCCTCCTTTGACAAATAAGGATGAACAGCATAGAATACGAGTACAGGTAGCAAGTTACAGTGATACAGGACTTCAATTGTCTATTATTGGTTTGGGCAAAAATTGGAATCATGATATATTTTACAAAGACTTGGAAATCTTGTCTGAAAAAGTTGACTCTGAAGATTATGAAAGGGAATCACTGGAAGACTTATTGGCACAAGTAAAGTTACCATCTAGAAATATGGCAAGACTACCTTGGAGGCTTGGAGGAAATGTGATTGTAGATGTAGCTATTCGTAATATTTCTGT TAAAACTCAGTCTGTAAAAAAAGTGTCCATGAGCAAAGCAAGCAATGTTCCATTGACTCCATATAGATACTTAGTACAG AAGGAAGaggaaaatgaagaaaatagtCTTTCAGTAACACCAATTTTTGAGACTGACATAAAAAAGTGTCAAAAATTTGGTGGTagagaaatatattttacacAAGATGAAGTGAAAACTTTCAAAAAAACACGATCACCAGGCATTGATTTAATTTGCGTGAAACCTATTTTTTGTTCGCCATTATATCATTTTGGATCTCCTTATTTTGTCACACCTAGTAAAAGCAATCGCCAGG ATAATAAATTACTGTTTGGTGCATTGCTTAATAAATGTGACTCAAGGGATTTAATGATAGTATGTGCAGTAACAATAAGAGAGTGTTCTGCAACAAATCTGTTTGCTATGATACCAAGTGCAAAGACAGGAggattttatttatataaaataccatttaaag AAAACGTTCGACAAATCAACGAAAAGTGTAAAGAATACATATATGACCAAGATAATCATAAACCTCCAAGTGATCCAAATGGAATTGAAGTGTTAGAAAAAATAATTGAGAAATTAACAATTGAGTATAATCCAGATCTGTTTCCAAATCCCAAACTTCAAGTACAACTTCAAAATATAGAAACCCTGGCTTTAGACTTTGAGCCACAAGATCCTCCACCTGACAATACTT TACGAGATCCTAACGAAATGCGTGAGCTCATAAAGGATCTGTTAATTAAATATCATGAGATATTTCAAGTAACCGAATGCACTGACGCGCCACCAAAAAAGAAAGCTAAAAAAGCTGATGACACAGGTAGAGCTCCTATAGTATTTTACACTGAAGAAAAGATTAGAAATATTGCAGAAAAAAGAGAG CTCAACAGTTACACTGCGCTACAGTTGAAAGAAATGTTAAAAACTTTGAGTTTGAAAATGTCGGGAAAGAAAGACGAGTTGGTCAATAGGATTCTTGATTATTATAAGTAA